The Dehalococcoidia bacterium genome window below encodes:
- a CDS encoding aminotransferase class V-fold PLP-dependent enzyme, with the protein MTSQTNEFYSRLGVKRIINAASWITVYGGSIMPPAVVESMNEASRWFVDLHELNQKAGEVIARLTGAEAGLVTAGSAAGMVLESAACIAGNDPARIWQLPDTTGMKNEIVIHRAHRVNYDHSFRVTGAQLIEIGNTGTTHEWELESAINENTAAVAYVFGPRRGGALPLPRVVEIAHERGVPVIVDAAAMLPPPENLTKFIDQGADLVSFSGGKGVLGPQSTGILAGRADLIEAAYANSAPNSEAIGRAAKVCKEEIAGLVTALEMFVDTDFDAVQANWRAKCAHVADHLQGIDGLDVELLEARPELDEPDNNTARAHVSLTPSWTGPSIAEIVQQLEDGDPGIRIRDSRIDDSFSFIPVNVRDGEEEIVANRLREILTQSA; encoded by the coding sequence ATGACTAGCCAGACCAACGAGTTCTACAGCCGCCTCGGCGTCAAGCGCATCATCAACGCCGCTAGCTGGATCACCGTGTACGGAGGCAGCATCATGCCCCCCGCAGTGGTCGAGTCGATGAACGAGGCCTCCCGCTGGTTCGTCGACCTCCATGAGCTCAACCAGAAGGCCGGTGAGGTCATCGCGCGTCTGACCGGCGCGGAGGCCGGACTGGTCACCGCAGGGTCTGCAGCCGGGATGGTTCTCGAGTCCGCCGCGTGCATAGCCGGCAACGACCCCGCCAGGATCTGGCAGTTGCCCGATACCACCGGCATGAAGAACGAGATCGTCATCCACCGCGCACATCGGGTCAACTACGATCACAGCTTCCGCGTCACCGGCGCGCAGCTTATCGAGATTGGCAACACCGGCACCACGCACGAGTGGGAGCTCGAGTCCGCGATCAACGAGAACACTGCCGCAGTCGCTTACGTGTTCGGTCCCCGACGTGGCGGTGCGCTGCCGTTGCCCAGGGTCGTCGAGATCGCTCACGAGCGCGGTGTCCCGGTCATCGTGGACGCCGCTGCCATGCTGCCGCCGCCTGAGAACCTGACCAAGTTCATCGATCAGGGAGCCGACCTGGTGAGCTTCAGCGGAGGCAAGGGCGTGCTCGGTCCACAGTCGACCGGCATACTTGCCGGACGCGCCGACCTCATCGAGGCGGCCTACGCAAACTCGGCTCCGAACTCCGAGGCAATCGGACGCGCTGCGAAGGTCTGCAAGGAGGAGATCGCAGGACTCGTGACCGCGCTCGAGATGTTCGTCGACACAGACTTCGACGCAGTCCAGGCCAACTGGAGGGCCAAGTGCGCCCACGTCGCCGACCATCTACAGGGCATAGACGGACTCGACGTCGAGTTGCTGGAGGCCCGCCCCGAGCTAGATGAGCCGGACAACAACACCGCCCGTGCACACGTCAGCCTGACACCGTCGTGGACCGGCCCGTCCATCGCCGAAATCGTACAGCAACTCGAGGATGGCGACCCCGGCATACGCATCAGGGACTCACGCATCGACGACAGCTTCTCGTTCATACCCGTAAACGTCAGGGACGGTGAAGAAGAGATAGTAGCCAACCGCCTGCGAGAGATCCTCACGCAGAGCGCGTAA
- a CDS encoding enoyl-CoA hydratase/isomerase family protein, whose protein sequence is MSGRGDDLYEDEISTEDLYVYQTQIYKPIIASINGFCLAQGGGIALASDIRIASDQAQFGWPQARRGIGSVSGPCMLAHRVPLNYAFEFLFTGNMISADRALELGLVNKVVPHDELESATQEYVDTLMANAPLAMRAIKEVTVRGLSMRLEDRVRLAGIVNRRLQRTEDAQEGIRAFAEKRTPSFAGR, encoded by the coding sequence ATGTCCGGCCGCGGCGACGATCTCTACGAGGACGAGATCTCCACCGAGGACCTCTACGTCTACCAGACACAGATTTACAAGCCGATCATCGCATCCATCAACGGCTTCTGTCTCGCCCAGGGAGGCGGAATCGCGCTGGCGTCCGACATCAGGATCGCCTCCGACCAGGCGCAGTTCGGCTGGCCGCAGGCGCGGCGAGGCATCGGCTCGGTCAGCGGCCCGTGCATGCTGGCGCACCGTGTGCCGCTCAACTACGCGTTCGAGTTCCTGTTCACTGGCAACATGATCTCCGCCGACCGCGCTTTGGAGCTAGGCCTGGTCAACAAGGTCGTACCGCACGACGAGTTGGAATCAGCCACCCAGGAGTACGTCGACACGCTGATGGCCAACGCACCGCTCGCCATGCGCGCCATCAAGGAGGTCACGGTGCGAGGACTGAGCATGCGCCTCGAGGACCGAGTCCGCCTGGCCGGTATAGTCAACCGCCGCCTCCAGCGCACCGAAGACGCCCAGGAAGGCATCCGAGCCTTCGCCGAAAAGCGCACCCCCTCCTTCGCCGGCCGTTAG